ATTGACTAGCTGATGTTTTGTACTGAAAAATGCAATCCTACTCGCAAAAATGGCCAGTCCCTATTTTCCCCTAATTTTCACTCGCaatatgttatgattttaaAACAGTTAGTTCAAGCTTTATGAATGAACTGCTCTAAGCATATaagaaatattttaatttgataCAGCAGTTTAACTTAACAACCAAAGACCACAACAATGAGTCTTCTAAAGGCGCATAACTTAGCTCTAGAACCTATGAGCTGAGAATCAATGTTCAAGATGACCAAGACCCATAGGGTTTAGACTTAATTGCCACTGGTCTGTTTTAACTTCCTATCTTTCAGTCTTTTCTCCAAATCCTTTGGTAATTATCACAAGCACATCTATTCACACACATACATGTAATTAACAATATGATACTTACATTCTAAAAGGTGAGGTTCTTAATGAGATAAAAGTACGCTTATCAGATGACAAGACCTTCAGCACTGAAAACTATTTCCTTAGGAAGTGATCTATAACAAATAATGACTGCCAAGATGGAAATGATGCTGTGTTGTGCAGTCCTTTGTGGAATTTATAGACTGACACGAAGAGAACACCTAATTattcaaccaaccaacactgGGCACAAGTGTAACCTCACTAACCTGAAATGATGATTCTTAATGTTACTAACCTTCCAGCTCAACATTAAATAAATCTTTGAGGGCAGGAAGAGTAGATTACAACAACTCATGTATGAGAGCAATATCCAGTCAAGTAATTAGGTGAACTGCAATGGGCTGAAAATTTCACATCAGATGCTAAAGATAATACTGTGGTCCATTCTAAATGATGCAAAGTCTCTTTTTGAAAGATCTTATGCCAACAGAAAATTTCAATAACAAAGGAAGATACCACagatttaccaaaaaaaaaaaggaaaaagaaaaaaggagaaTACTGGTCACAGGGTAGATGCCtgtaaattaaaatgaaaatgcCAAATTCAAGAAGGGTAGTTGACTGGGAATGTCATCAGACGAGACTAATGAAAAAGAATGGACCCTGTATATGAATAATGCTGGTTGTTAAAATTAGAAATAGTTGTCATCATAggtaaaaaaacaattaatgaGAAACCAACGTGGTGAACTGTGGAACCCTCTGCAATACAACACCccgaataaaagaaaaaacaaagtaaACTACCATCATAAATTAGGACAGGTCAGGGTTCCATGTTTTCTTAATAAGGTTGAAATACGTGAGATTGGCCTGGGtctatgttttgttttgatgtACGAAAAAAGATCAACTGGTTACCGGAATTCACTCCTAACAAATTCCCTGAAATGGGTTTTATAAAATATGGCATCCAAGaattccaaattcacaaaacgTGGCAGTTTAGAAACATTATATTCTGTGTACGTTACATGAATACTATGTCTGTGCAAAAATGTAATTTTGGGTACCACTTTTGGTAAATTCCTTTAATTATCCTCTGACCAAAGCGTAAATCCTAAAGAGGAGAAACCCACCATTACTGTAAGACGGTTATACTAACCAAACCAGTTATTCTTGTACCTACGCTAGCTGACAGAACATTGCAATTGAAAGGGTACACTGACCCCCACCTGTAATTTTGATTCCTAAGTCTAGCCAATTAATTCAATAATGGATCATGCCAAAGAAAAGTAGCTTTGTTAGAAAAACACAGATAGGTTAAGCTCAAGCACTTAAGAATTGATCAATCCAGCTTAACAAATCtaagaaataaaacatgataaATTAAGGCCTTCCAGTTTTGAAAGTGTCGATCAATTGATTCAATTCAGATATACTCAACACTTTAACACGGCCAAAAAAAGCAAGCTGTCTCCATATTCCAAAATAAGAACGAGAACACTTCCACAAATTTCACATAACATATCAGCATCGAGCATAATGCAAACCTGATCTAGGCAAATTCTAAGCTGCACAAAAGTtcatattataacaaatatcGAGAACCAATTACCAAAGCTCAAACAAGTAAAACTAAACTACACAAGCACAACCACAACAAATATCAACAACCATATAAGCAACATTACCTCGGCTCATACTCTAACACCTCAACAAGCTTATTCCCATTCCTATCATTCCACTGCACTTTCCTCCTCGTCTTATTCGTCTTCCTCGACATCCCTCCTTTCCTTGGCGCCAACAATGTATTCGACTCACCATCCTCATCCCCATTCGCCATTTCCTCAGCCTTCCCACACTCCCCACTACTCCTCAAACTCACCTCCTCACCTCCATTTtgctcttcctcctccttcttcccATCCGCCTCCATTAACAGCCCCACCCCCAAAAGCCTCAACCTTTCCGCCAGCTCAAACCCCAATAATCAAAACCCAGCTCCAAAATCACCTCAAATCCCCAAATCAACCCAAACCAACAAAAACCCCCAAAATTTTGTCGAACTcagaaaccctaaccctaaaggTCGGATCTTTCCCGTCGCCGGGGACGTGAATCGCCGTTGCCCGAAAAGTCAACGACCATCGGAGCTCCAATTGCAATGGGTACAGATTGGAATTCACCAAAAATGAAGGACTAATTCAAATTTGGGGAGAAATCGAAACCCttaatgaagaagaagaagaagaagaagaagcagttGGGGATTTTTTTTGAGTTTCAGAGATGGGTTTTAgatccttcttcttttctcccCAATCGAAATTGGGTGCCAacttaataattataataatgagaGACACAAAGCAAAGGCtctgttttttatttattttggttcTGAATGAGACGGGTCAGCTGGAAATAGTAACCGAACTCTTCCTTTATTTGCAGAGCTCAGTTTCATCTAAtgatctctatatatattttattttctagaGTGACACGTAAGGTGAGAACACAACGTGGTGAAAATGGATTGGATAGTAGGGTAGTTAATGTCGTTGTGACAGAGGAAATGGCGGCTGTTGTAAGTAGATATACGGCGGAGGTTCTTCAGTTCACTTAGTGGACCTTCACCCACTATTAATATAACACAGCATGAGAGCGTGCAATGAACTCTTATTACCATTTCAAtaatatgtaatatatattaaactcTTTAACTCTTATTATTCACTCAAGTATTATTTATGAGATATAGGGGTGGGCGCAAGTCGAAAATTCATGAATTTTCTATCGTAGCCATATCTCAATGTAGTAATCATATCCTAAGTTATTCAAATTTCATATTTGCAATATAGTTGGTTTACAAATATGTACACTTACAAATAACCTATTAAACCATTTAAACAAGtcataccacattagtaggcatgttgttaTTCAAATGATTACAATTCACAATTGGTGATTTTGATTATTGGGTGTGAATCACGATGGTGAAATATGACTAGGGtaacaaattaataaaaaaattatcattgTTGAGTCTCAATCAATACATTTTACCATAAACACAATTGATCTGTATAGGAGATCCACACCACATATACAATCAAGTTTATAATCCCATGGTATTAAATAAATTACGCTACCAGTGAGTATGCTAgtattttttgggttttttcgGAGATTCAAACAACGTAGTAAGATTTTTATCCACTCGTGTAAAAGTTCTAGTcacacaaaataatttttatgacATTGTTCTTAATGAGTATTATCCAAAGAAGTAGTTTAAAAGTAAATTTACATCTGGACCGTTGATTAAATTCATCGCAAGATCTCAACCGTCATTTGGGTGACATCAGGTTGAGAAGGAGGATTAACCACTATCAGATGTAGTTTCGTTTTGATAGAATGATAAAGGAAGAAGAGATAGGTGGGGACCATGTGCAGATTTTTGAAACAAGAATATCATATTTGCATAGGGCGCGCGTGGTGTTTACTTTAGTTCAATAACACACGAACAAAACTCAGTTGGTCAAATAAAAGGATTGACCTAAATTTGTGGTTGTGGTGCTGTCACGTTAGTAAAATTTATTGACTGTGAACCTTCACCCATTGAAGGGaagaattttcagatataCGGACACTAAAAGGTAAAGGAATTGGCGGCTTCTGGTAACTAACTaccctttttgtttttgtctttAATGTAAGGTAACTACGTAGAAAACTCACAATTTGTTGCGGCTCAGTAATGAACACATGAGGATTTAGTTTGATTTTGCTACTTACTAACTCTCTAATACAACTCAAATGGTTTCTATCTCACTCTgattaatattaaaaaaaagatcatGAGGTTTCTAGATAGTTTTTTGTtggtaataaaaaaataataataaggaAGTTTCTAGATagttagaaaacaaaattaaggTGGTCCTTTTGGAAAATGAGAGTTTAATATGCATGAATGAGTTATGAGTACATAAATAAGGAGGTTCTTTAGGTTGTGACGAACCACCACTTTTTCAAAATTTGTCCACACACGACTACTCTATCTGTCCATATGAAACTTGAGATATATGaacaaacataaaaaaaaaacccctcTTATATGTGACTTTaatcttctttttaatttttttttatcttcgaTTTTCTTTGTAATCAACTACATCGATATATTATACATAGCATCTCTAAAAAATAATGTGTTTTTGCTTTTCTCTCGAAATCCAAATTCGGATGCTGCATCTCTTTGAATTCCAATACTGTGTGGCGAGCAAATTTGTCTATTTTCTATCTTCACAAGATTTTTTTAGGGTGTGCAACGTTTTATTACATATTACATAGCTTTGTCTCATAATCACTGCATCTCCTATAAAGCGTCAATATCattacatttttttcttcattgatGTAATTTGGTAAGGAATTAGGCGATGACATTCAATAGCCAACTCTTCtggtttagggttttcaaCAAGCATCTCCCAAGGCCCCAATCCCCCAACTTTATTTCCCTAGCTTGGCCGAACGTACTAACTGCTGCTGGCCACATAATATATTTACAAAATTGGCATTCAACTGGGATCGAattctgtaataaccctaaaatttcaaaataatatttggttcaatttaaattcttttaagttgtgaagtttgatttaaaaaCGAATGTGATGGTTGCGATActttgaaacgaaaaacggaaacgttttagGAACGAttattcgaaaaacgttacgtttccgaacgattttatcgacttttattccgtcactcggttgcgaaaactttcttcatgaaagttgtagagctcgtcgatacgagttcgtgagtatgtgacgcgtccGAAACGGatatcgtacgtaaaagttattcgcgtcggaagttagtttccgatttggaaactagtataaaaaggattttttttaactagggtttccataacaggaaacccttcatttccgccgctctctctctctctctctctctctttctctctctctctctctctctctctctctctctctctctctctctctctctctctctctctctctctctctctctctctctctctctctctctctctcggcccGACTCTCCTTCTTCCCCCTTCGAATTCCTCTCGCCGATCTGCCACCACCAGCTCTCCGTGGCCTGCACCGCCTAGTTCATCGACTTCGCGAGGACCTAGGCAGTCACCCTCCAGCCTGCCAGCACGTCGCCCCGTGAGGACCCCCGACGTCGCCACAGCCTCTGCAAGTCGCAGCGCCGATCCTCCTCGCCACCACCGTGCTCAAGGCGAGCTCTCCATCATCgaattgaggtgagggttagcctAATTAGGTTGTTTAGATGTTTGGGTGTGATTTTTGTGGTGGTTGATTCATGTTTGAGGAGATCGGAGAAGGAGGATTTTGGAGAgagatgccgccgccttaggcggcgcgtgtgggcgtgtagagggggctaggcacggtgtgaggtcgtggggaggaagaggaggaagaaaaggagagatttggggcggcggtggcgtgtcacgcgccgttggtggcgtcggcgagtgagccccacgcgcggcctgccggcgggtggcgcgtgtgccccacgcgccgccacatgcggcggtgtgacagtgtttccgataggggtattttggtaatttatttaaatgtaaatgtaaattttatttactacggtaaatgtaattaattttttacctgcggtaaatgtaaatataaattactttcagtaaatgtaaaaagtaatttgtaaaaggtaattagtaaattttatttactaagattgtatttacatttaaatagtacgtatacgtacagaaatacgtaaataatatttatacgtacagaaatacgtatataatatttatacgtacagaaatacgtatataatatttataagtacagaaatacgtatataatatttatacgtacagaaatacatattattgtgtatttgtacggtaaccgtgaatagtaacactggacagtaacttcgtaaaaaccgaagattgctgaacagtaaccgattattactgtttcggcatttaaaggtttacgaaacgattctaaattcttttcttatcttttcaaggtgatcgttaattcgaggaaaggaattatcatcgggaattgtggaattacgctcgagtcgataaggtgagtaaaatctcacatatttatgaatctaccctcgcggtgattcaatattttgcaagagtatttaataatgaattacaaacatgtatacaatatagtgggctacatatatactgtataaaaggtaataagtacatatatatatagttcattatgttatatactgttattaatccattagaaatggtcatttcaATGACGCGAAATTGTGTAGTGAGCATgtgtttgtgaaatatgatatgtataggatatagtggactatatatatattgtataaatggtaaataagtacgaatatatatagtttgctatataatatactgttatgatttttattgtgattatatcgagcataattctgaaacgtacaatatgatgtgtgattattgtacgtgattttaacacggagattgttaaaatatgtgatttgtcttcggacgtgatatttggtacaatatgatgtgagattattgtacatgtgtgGCAAggcggaacctagcctttggccgggcgaaagttacgatacagttagagctctagtctgtctgccttagtactgcatgtgaggtaacaggtggttatctgctcatgggtactcagtttatttggatgttgggtagcgggtggctatccaatatcagcggtgtattacgagaggggtaacagatgtgtaccagcgttcttggtacccgtattataaatgcatttgggtaaccagaagggttacttaattttctcatgagcgtttcatttcatattcttttgggacaaccagatgggctgtccattgactcatgagggcatttatattgttgatttttgatttttcgtatattttgatatgcgaattatatttgattttactcatacgagctataagcttaccgggtttgtgtttacaatcccggtgcaccaattcgatggtgtaggggataattccgcaggtgctgattagtggaggttgagtgacgactacagaggctcgaagtcgttcgta
This is a stretch of genomic DNA from Argentina anserina chromosome 4, drPotAnse1.1, whole genome shotgun sequence. It encodes these proteins:
- the LOC126790749 gene encoding uncharacterized protein LOC126790749, giving the protein MEADGKKEEEEQNGGEEVSLRSSGECGKAEEMANGDEDGESNTLLAPRKGGMSRKTNKTRRKVQWNDRNGNKLVEVLEYEPSDVSDSDDEDVDTCICLIM